In one Verrucomicrobiales bacterium genomic region, the following are encoded:
- a CDS encoding lamin tail domain-containing protein — protein sequence MNRISNEPQALHATARSLRSSASGHTLPPRGALGLFLLAVFLQSGALNAGQVVINEIHFHPSSHLVVDEYIELHNTDTNTVDLQGWRLDRGISFTFTNSAPLAPGGFLVVAANLESFAQNHPAVTAVLGGWTGSLANSGETLRLVDAQDVTSDEVRYADSGDFATRYETFSSSARGWSYQSTADGSGPSLERIDPTQSGMIGANWGTSVGFQGTPGAPNSRLLNNPAPLIWDLEHAPSIPRSNEPVTITVRVGGPSNSPPTVVLFYRIASIAKPAEFSQVSMLDDGTQNDGLAGDGRFGVILAELPHRTVVEFYVQATSDTGPARTYPPPTRDRFGIEAQYANALYQVDNSSYSGPQPVYSLVLTETDRASLASLPQNDPYSDVELNATFISSESGRSEVRYGCGVRLRGASSRFLNPPNYRVNIPSDRRWNGVTALNLNIFSVHSQIAGEALAKRAGLLTEDHRPVQVRVNGVNLATTGQPPLGVYAHTEVPDSAFAENHFPEDADGNLYRASSHAATLEYLGTDPVRYRSAGYSKTTHQSENDWTDLIGLTEALANPNTNSYLTHIEARANIRQWLTYFSVFLLSGSTETSLGTGIGDDYAMYRGVKDPRFQLIGHDWDSVLGEAGSAPAQIFVTSELPAVDRLLKHPDVAPLYYGELLRQLQGAFSPQSVARVLDENLSSWVPATTIFNMKRYATNRASTILGLIPTELKWRGGTASTVTGPLVRFATNNVLMWGTTHAESTRRVLVNGNPALVTPWVARWTNRVALNYGLNQVLIQSLDAQGREFERTNIVAWTPAPTHTPLSGSVEGTRTLTLAESPYRVTNDWIVPRGTRLRIEPGVSVIFNPGTRLFVEGEFEAVGTETQPIFFSKDPADPSLSVWQGIVFNRADGPVRLSHVYLIGAGSSGTGIRALQSRLEIDHLTVLSTENTCLDLEDCSLRLSDSRFPPEVIDEVIRGKGIPADGSMIIARNHFAGLNGTNDVIRFTGGHRPGPILQLLDNDFLGGSDDLIELTDADAHIEGNLFAHAESHETAPPGDSASAITIIGNNGASPTTEVMLARNSFLLSDHGVVVRNGARVTAENNTFHLLKAAAFRFDEPGLRASGATPGWGARLTGNLVWGTETNFLDRYEGHPQFGTTELTASFNLLSGEDLPANASPILREDPRLTDSRKDLTSANALRLSVALRPGSPALGAGADGRDLGALVSGGLALRGQPRGNTTSTRADLQVSGAGYVGYRFALDDGPLSETRSLDATLTLTGLAPGTHRVRVLGLNSAGTWDETIMESAPWQVDPNARRIVLSELLARNRTAYVHEERFPDAIELQNLGTTQYDLGGMGITDDPSQPHRFQIPTGTVLSPGGYLVLFAENERRSPFHMGFQLGAEGGSLMLFGAGATNLPPLDAIDYGPQLSDFSIARLPDGSWDLALPTLGAPNRTARTGDPRRLVINEWLANGTGDDFVELYNLDPLPVRLGGLTLTDDTIAYPNRHRIAPLSFIDGKGLQVFVADGNEAAGANHLRFGLSADKGFLSLHTQTGATIDCFLYQSQRRDISQGRSPNGASLLAYFNEPTPGSPNPAPAPPFAREIQNYTTNIISFTNHVWKYRQDNVNLLTAWRQPEYDDADWMSGVGPFGLEDCNCLPEPIRTPLVLLQPDGQAQVRTYYFRTSFELPPFYSSNSSFVANLFYDDGVVIYFNGRQGPRQGVPTLFNHNTFASTSISPEGRLQSIPIPATNFVPGINFLAIEVHQSDASSDDIALGFSLRADRAVTNFTSTQKVLLNEILARNQGLTNADGTITDWVELYNPSVAQATDLSGMSLTDSADQPRRWVFPPGSSLPPGGYRVVRLSSDLPASLEDSDTLNAGFSLKAEGDRLLLFDTPASGSGLLDGLSFGIQATDYSLGRYSTAGPFWELNIPTPGAPNLAAPLESESILRINEWMAAPTSGDDWFELFNPGLLPVALAGLHLSDNPSQPTQHQIPPLSFLGTGPRGAYLQWRADGAPEKGADHVNFKLAANGETIGLFGRDGVTILDLVNFSKQDTGISEGRLPDGGTAWVRFPRTASPGQLNHIPFGDVVINEVIARRASGGAIELRNPSESPQHIGGWWLSTDDRNPKQARLPDHTILPPGGILVLDAAQLALPSGGGIGLILEPGQTQTVYLSGVTTGGALSGLRTHARAATSDVDVSTGPFETSLGLDYPLLSSVTLGATNSTPRVGPVVINEIHYHPKAADGGSETDEFIELLNTSGSPVSLFSSWEPTNTWHLRNAVEFDLVPGTTLAPNGFLLLVGFDPATNASLTASFRSRFGVPAAVAIQGPWSGRLDNSGETVELNQPTTPLGTRLPRSLADRIAYTDLPPWATGADGQGSGLGNSLQRRSSASYGNEATNWVASPPTAGRLNGIPAPPPPAFTRQPTDQLATPGQTVSFSATVSGTGPLVYQWRLNGLELPGATNNTLTLSAASASDEGAYDLRVSNASGAARSATARLRLNRPPTINRQPEGSVLLLGSDFTLSVGVQGPGPLAIQWKHNGTSLLGGTNPVLTLRQVTPAQLGTYVAEVSNRYGRVTSDAALVEIETPPSFVQQPSPALVLVNEGQPATLTSTVAGSTPLRFQWRRNGQPVRNATNQTLVISNPRLDDSGIYTLSAANPAGSALSTGARISVRSAPVLTLSGPAEILREGNSTSATFLIQRFGTNDLPFDVQLGWTGTATAGEDYAVPPSSVRLPAGTDSLEVSLRVLDDSQREPLESVQLSLISTSDYKLATNRTATAFIDDDENQPPALLVLNPTGELHYPRSPTNIVIEIQAADPDAGDGVTNVILVANQTVLLGQWSSPPYVATWTNPPAGSNTVAAYAVDQLGAYTISNLLSLYLNQAPQVQVLQPSEGDFFSEGTPSISVTASAADLDGQVVSVMFYLGTNLVAQTTNAPYTTQLTDLPVGHHVLRVLATDNEGQPSITTERRFSVGLRPEALTDAFRSRGLINGTNRSLSADNRGATTEPGEPTPVYDGGVGRSLWIEWIAPTDGICVLDTIGSRSPVGGSVDAILAVYLGQQLNTLWEYVSDDDAASSGPNESGASRVSFGCEAGVSYQIRISAYSTGTVRLNLSVLPEAILELSGDAVEAPEFPWRTRQPSPWASQRAITSDGSDALRIPQPTDNSATWVETTVEGPALVSFQWRMRGMNSSFGSTVLRDRLVARIGGIQVLEQTRQGTWTPGIISVPPGPQPVRWSFLTPLPFGDTSNREGFLDQVKVLRTRVSSVQLSSPHVVEVQIQGSGGTPYTLESSEDLLNWTVVGNGRFDSNGSSLLSITNLIEGLPKQFLRSRQAP from the coding sequence ATGAATCGAATTTCGAACGAGCCTCAAGCACTGCACGCGACCGCTCGGAGCCTGCGATCCAGCGCCAGCGGCCACACGCTTCCTCCCAGGGGGGCGCTCGGTCTTTTCCTCCTCGCGGTCTTCCTCCAATCGGGAGCACTGAATGCCGGCCAAGTGGTCATCAACGAAATCCACTTTCACCCCAGTTCGCATCTGGTGGTTGATGAGTACATCGAGCTTCACAACACGGACACCAACACCGTCGACCTGCAGGGCTGGCGGCTGGATCGCGGCATCTCCTTCACCTTTACCAATTCCGCCCCGCTTGCCCCCGGAGGCTTCCTGGTGGTAGCCGCCAACTTGGAGTCCTTTGCGCAAAATCATCCGGCGGTCACCGCCGTGCTCGGCGGTTGGACAGGCAGTTTGGCCAACTCCGGCGAAACCCTCCGCTTGGTCGATGCTCAGGACGTCACTTCGGATGAAGTGCGCTATGCCGACTCCGGAGATTTTGCGACTCGTTACGAGACGTTTTCCTCCTCCGCCCGCGGTTGGTCCTATCAAAGCACGGCCGACGGCTCCGGACCTTCATTGGAGCGAATCGATCCGACGCAATCGGGCATGATCGGCGCCAATTGGGGGACAAGCGTCGGCTTTCAAGGCACTCCCGGCGCCCCCAATAGCCGCCTCCTGAACAACCCCGCTCCGTTGATTTGGGATCTGGAACATGCCCCCTCGATTCCTCGGTCCAACGAGCCAGTGACAATCACGGTTCGGGTCGGCGGGCCCAGCAACTCCCCGCCTACGGTAGTGCTGTTCTACCGAATTGCTTCGATCGCCAAGCCAGCTGAGTTCAGCCAGGTTTCCATGTTGGACGACGGCACCCAAAACGATGGCCTGGCGGGGGATGGTCGCTTCGGGGTAATCCTCGCCGAGCTTCCCCATCGAACGGTAGTCGAGTTCTACGTGCAGGCCACGTCGGACACCGGGCCGGCCCGCACCTATCCGCCGCCGACTCGGGACCGATTCGGAATCGAAGCTCAGTATGCCAATGCACTCTACCAGGTGGACAACAGCTCCTATTCCGGCCCTCAGCCCGTCTACTCCCTGGTGCTGACCGAGACGGACCGGGCCAGTTTGGCCAGCCTTCCGCAAAATGACCCCTACTCCGACGTCGAGCTGAACGCGACTTTCATCAGCAGCGAATCCGGCCGATCCGAGGTTCGCTACGGCTGCGGCGTGCGTCTCCGGGGCGCCAGCAGTCGTTTCCTCAACCCGCCGAACTATCGCGTGAACATTCCCTCCGATCGACGGTGGAATGGAGTCACCGCACTCAATCTCAACATCTTCAGTGTCCACAGCCAAATCGCCGGCGAGGCACTCGCCAAACGGGCGGGACTGCTCACCGAGGATCATCGTCCGGTCCAGGTGCGCGTCAACGGGGTCAACCTCGCCACGACCGGCCAGCCACCTCTGGGTGTCTATGCTCACACCGAAGTGCCTGACTCCGCATTCGCGGAAAACCATTTTCCAGAGGACGCCGACGGAAATCTCTATCGCGCCTCCAGTCACGCCGCCACCTTGGAGTATCTCGGAACGGATCCGGTCCGTTACCGAAGCGCCGGTTATTCGAAAACCACCCACCAAAGTGAAAACGACTGGACCGACCTCATCGGTCTCACCGAAGCGTTGGCCAACCCGAACACCAACTCGTACCTCACCCACATCGAGGCAAGGGCTAACATCCGGCAATGGCTCACTTACTTCTCGGTTTTTCTGCTCTCGGGCAGCACGGAGACCAGTCTGGGCACCGGAATCGGCGACGACTACGCTATGTATCGAGGTGTGAAGGATCCCCGCTTCCAGCTCATTGGTCACGACTGGGACTCCGTGCTGGGCGAAGCCGGCAGCGCCCCAGCCCAGATTTTCGTGACATCTGAACTTCCCGCGGTGGATCGATTGCTGAAGCATCCCGACGTCGCGCCACTCTACTACGGGGAGCTGCTCAGGCAGTTGCAAGGCGCTTTCTCGCCACAGTCCGTGGCTCGGGTGTTGGACGAGAATCTCAGTTCCTGGGTTCCCGCGACCACGATCTTCAACATGAAGCGCTATGCCACCAATCGAGCCTCCACCATCCTCGGGCTCATTCCCACCGAGCTGAAATGGCGCGGCGGAACGGCATCCACCGTCACCGGGCCGCTGGTTCGCTTTGCCACCAATAACGTTTTGATGTGGGGCACCACTCATGCCGAGAGCACCCGCCGGGTGCTGGTCAACGGAAACCCTGCTCTCGTGACACCCTGGGTGGCTCGCTGGACTAATCGGGTCGCGCTCAACTATGGCCTGAACCAGGTGCTCATTCAGTCGCTCGACGCTCAGGGCCGAGAGTTTGAACGCACGAATATTGTCGCCTGGACCCCTGCCCCCACCCACACCCCGCTCTCGGGTTCCGTGGAGGGCACCCGGACCTTAACCCTGGCCGAAAGCCCGTATCGGGTGACGAACGACTGGATAGTCCCCCGCGGCACACGCCTGCGGATCGAACCCGGCGTGTCCGTGATCTTCAACCCCGGCACCCGATTGTTCGTCGAAGGCGAGTTCGAGGCGGTCGGGACCGAAACGCAGCCCATCTTCTTCAGCAAGGATCCCGCCGATCCCAGCCTCAGCGTCTGGCAAGGAATCGTCTTCAACCGAGCGGACGGTCCCGTGCGGCTGTCTCATGTCTACCTCATCGGGGCCGGCTCCAGCGGCACCGGCATACGTGCGCTTCAGTCGCGGCTCGAGATCGATCACCTCACCGTGCTCTCCACCGAGAACACGTGCCTGGACCTGGAGGACTGCTCCCTAAGGCTGTCCGACTCCCGTTTTCCACCCGAGGTCATCGATGAGGTGATCCGCGGAAAAGGGATCCCAGCCGACGGCTCCATGATCATCGCTCGCAATCACTTCGCCGGCCTGAATGGCACCAATGACGTCATCCGCTTCACCGGAGGGCATCGCCCGGGGCCGATTCTCCAACTTCTGGACAATGACTTTCTCGGCGGGTCCGACGACCTGATCGAACTCACCGATGCGGATGCGCATATCGAAGGCAATCTGTTCGCTCATGCAGAGTCACACGAGACAGCGCCGCCGGGGGACTCGGCGTCCGCCATCACGATCATCGGCAACAACGGCGCGTCCCCCACCACCGAAGTCATGCTGGCGCGGAATAGCTTCCTTCTCAGCGACCATGGAGTCGTGGTTCGAAACGGAGCCAGGGTCACTGCGGAAAACAACACCTTTCATCTACTCAAGGCCGCGGCCTTCCGATTCGATGAACCTGGACTGCGCGCCAGCGGCGCCACGCCTGGATGGGGAGCTCGACTCACCGGAAACCTGGTTTGGGGAACAGAGACGAACTTCCTCGATCGCTACGAAGGGCACCCTCAATTCGGAACCACGGAGTTAACTGCAAGCTTCAACCTGCTTTCGGGCGAGGATCTCCCAGCGAACGCCAGCCCGATCCTGCGTGAAGACCCACGGCTCACCGACAGCCGTAAGGATCTGACGAGCGCCAACGCCCTGAGGCTGTCCGTAGCCCTCCGACCGGGATCCCCTGCCCTGGGGGCAGGAGCCGATGGGCGGGATCTGGGCGCTCTGGTGTCCGGTGGACTCGCGCTGCGCGGCCAACCTCGCGGGAACACGACGTCCACTCGGGCCGATCTCCAGGTCAGCGGAGCTGGTTACGTCGGTTATCGCTTCGCCTTGGATGACGGACCTCTGAGCGAGACCAGGAGCTTGGATGCCACGCTAACGCTTACCGGACTCGCTCCGGGCACGCACCGAGTGCGGGTGCTGGGACTCAACAGCGCGGGAACATGGGATGAAACCATCATGGAGTCAGCTCCGTGGCAGGTTGATCCGAACGCGCGGCGAATCGTGCTGAGCGAACTCCTGGCCCGAAACCGCACAGCCTACGTGCACGAAGAACGCTTTCCTGATGCCATAGAGCTCCAGAATCTCGGGACGACGCAGTACGACCTAGGCGGAATGGGGATTACGGATGATCCAAGCCAACCGCATCGATTCCAGATTCCCACTGGCACAGTCTTGTCCCCCGGAGGCTATCTGGTCTTGTTCGCGGAAAACGAACGGCGAAGCCCATTCCATATGGGTTTTCAACTTGGGGCCGAGGGCGGAAGCCTGATGCTCTTTGGAGCCGGAGCAACCAACCTGCCACCCCTGGACGCCATCGACTACGGCCCTCAACTGAGCGACTTCTCGATCGCGCGGCTCCCGGATGGATCCTGGGATCTTGCCCTACCCACTCTCGGAGCGCCCAACCGAACGGCGCGCACCGGAGACCCAAGGCGCCTCGTTATCAACGAATGGCTGGCGAATGGCACTGGTGATGATTTTGTCGAACTGTACAACCTTGATCCGTTGCCAGTTCGCCTCGGCGGACTTACCCTCACCGACGACACCATTGCCTATCCCAACCGACACCGAATCGCCCCGCTCAGCTTCATCGATGGAAAGGGTTTACAGGTGTTCGTGGCCGATGGGAATGAGGCTGCCGGAGCCAATCATCTCCGGTTCGGGTTATCCGCCGACAAGGGATTCCTCTCGCTGCACACGCAAACCGGCGCGACCATCGACTGCTTCCTGTACCAGAGCCAGCGAAGAGATATTTCCCAGGGCCGCTCGCCCAACGGCGCGAGTCTGCTTGCCTATTTCAACGAGCCGACGCCCGGGTCTCCCAACCCAGCACCCGCCCCACCCTTCGCTCGGGAGATCCAAAACTACACCACGAACATCATCAGCTTCACCAACCACGTCTGGAAGTATCGTCAGGACAATGTGAACTTGTTGACCGCTTGGCGGCAGCCTGAGTACGATGATGCCGACTGGATGTCCGGAGTTGGACCGTTCGGCTTGGAAGACTGCAATTGTCTGCCCGAGCCGATTCGCACGCCATTGGTGCTCCTTCAACCTGATGGCCAAGCCCAGGTGCGCACCTATTACTTTCGCACGAGTTTCGAACTGCCCCCCTTCTACAGCAGCAATTCATCCTTCGTTGCCAACCTCTTCTACGACGACGGAGTGGTCATCTATTTTAATGGCCGGCAGGGTCCGCGTCAGGGGGTGCCGACCCTCTTCAATCACAACACCTTTGCTTCGACGTCTATTTCTCCCGAAGGCCGACTCCAATCGATCCCCATACCGGCCACCAACTTTGTGCCGGGAATCAACTTCTTGGCGATCGAGGTTCACCAAAGCGATGCCAGCAGCGACGACATCGCCCTAGGGTTTTCGTTGCGCGCCGACCGGGCAGTCACGAACTTCACGAGCACGCAGAAGGTCCTGCTCAATGAGATTTTGGCGCGCAACCAAGGACTGACCAACGCCGATGGCACCATTACCGACTGGGTGGAGCTCTATAACCCATCCGTCGCGCAGGCCACCGACTTGTCGGGGATGAGCCTGACCGACTCGGCCGATCAGCCGCGGCGGTGGGTCTTCCCTCCCGGCTCCAGCCTTCCCCCTGGGGGGTATCGGGTGGTCCGGTTGAGCAGCGATCTTCCCGCCTCGCTGGAAGACAGCGACACTCTCAATGCCGGGTTCAGCCTCAAGGCGGAAGGAGACCGGCTCCTGCTGTTCGATACACCCGCGTCAGGCTCTGGTTTGTTGGACGGACTCAGCTTCGGCATCCAGGCCACGGACTATTCCTTGGGCCGATACTCCACGGCCGGCCCCTTCTGGGAACTGAACATCCCCACTCCGGGGGCTCCCAACCTCGCCGCACCGCTGGAAAGTGAATCCATCCTGCGCATCAACGAGTGGATGGCGGCGCCAACGAGCGGGGATGACTGGTTTGAACTCTTCAATCCGGGTTTGCTCCCCGTCGCATTGGCCGGACTTCACCTCAGTGATAATCCATCGCAGCCTACCCAACATCAAATCCCGCCGCTCAGTTTCCTGGGAACTGGCCCCCGTGGCGCCTATCTCCAATGGCGAGCCGATGGAGCGCCGGAGAAAGGGGCCGACCACGTCAACTTCAAGCTGGCGGCGAACGGTGAAACCATTGGCCTGTTCGGTAGGGATGGCGTGACGATTCTCGATTTGGTGAACTTTAGCAAACAGGACACCGGCATCAGTGAAGGCCGCCTGCCCGATGGGGGCACGGCGTGGGTTCGCTTCCCGCGCACGGCCAGCCCAGGTCAACTCAATCACATTCCCTTTGGTGACGTCGTCATCAACGAAGTGATCGCTCGGCGCGCCAGCGGCGGAGCCATCGAGTTACGCAATCCCTCCGAGTCTCCCCAGCACATTGGCGGCTGGTGGTTGAGCACCGATGACCGCAATCCGAAACAGGCTCGACTTCCCGACCACACCATCCTGCCGCCGGGGGGAATCTTGGTATTGGACGCCGCGCAACTAGCTCTTCCGTCGGGCGGGGGCATCGGCCTCATCCTGGAGCCCGGACAGACCCAAACCGTCTACCTGAGCGGGGTCACCACGGGCGGTGCGCTCTCGGGTTTGCGAACGCACGCCCGAGCTGCCACCAGTGATGTGGATGTCAGCACGGGTCCCTTCGAGACCAGCCTGGGCCTGGATTACCCGCTCTTGAGTTCGGTCACCCTGGGTGCCACTAACAGCACGCCGCGCGTGGGCCCTGTTGTCATCAACGAGATTCACTACCATCCCAAGGCGGCCGACGGGGGATCTGAGACCGATGAGTTCATCGAACTGCTGAACACCAGCGGCAGCCCGGTGAGCTTGTTCTCGTCCTGGGAACCCACCAACACCTGGCATCTTCGAAACGCCGTCGAGTTCGACCTTGTTCCCGGCACCACTCTCGCTCCCAACGGATTTCTTCTGTTGGTCGGATTTGATCCCGCCACGAACGCGTCGCTAACGGCTTCGTTCCGCAGCCGGTTCGGGGTGCCCGCGGCGGTCGCGATCCAGGGTCCGTGGAGCGGCCGCTTGGATAACTCCGGTGAAACCGTGGAGCTGAACCAGCCTACCACCCCGCTCGGCACCCGCTTGCCGCGCTCTCTGGCGGACCGGATCGCCTACACCGACCTCCCTCCCTGGGCCACGGGCGCGGACGGCCAAGGAAGTGGCCTGGGCAACTCACTGCAGCGACGCTCTTCCGCAAGTTACGGCAACGAGGCCACGAATTGGGTGGCTTCCCCTCCGACTGCTGGCCGGCTCAACGGAATTCCTGCCCCGCCGCCGCCTGCGTTCACGCGTCAGCCGACCGACCAACTGGCCACGCCAGGTCAAACCGTTTCCTTCTCCGCGACAGTTTCCGGGACGGGGCCGCTGGTCTATCAGTGGAGATTGAACGGGCTCGAGCTGCCGGGGGCCACCAATAATACTCTCACGCTTTCGGCCGCCTCGGCTTCGGACGAGGGCGCTTATGACCTTCGGGTCAGCAACGCCTCCGGGGCGGCGCGCAGTGCCACCGCCAGGCTGCGGCTCAACCGTCCGCCCACCATCAATCGGCAACCGGAGGGTTCTGTCCTCCTGCTGGGGTCAGACTTTACCCTCAGCGTAGGCGTCCAAGGTCCCGGCCCACTGGCGATTCAATGGAAACACAACGGCACATCGCTCCTCGGCGGCACCAATCCGGTTCTCACTCTCCGTCAGGTGACACCCGCGCAGCTGGGAACCTATGTGGCCGAGGTCAGCAATCGGTACGGACGAGTCACGAGCGACGCTGCTCTGGTGGAAATCGAGACGCCCCCAAGCTTCGTGCAGCAACCGAGCCCCGCCCTGGTGCTCGTCAACGAGGGCCAGCCGGCCACTCTCACCTCAACGGTCGCAGGCAGCACGCCTCTCCGTTTTCAGTGGCGGCGCAATGGTCAACCGGTGCGCAACGCGACCAACCAGACACTGGTCATCTCCAACCCTCGTCTGGACGATTCCGGCATTTACACACTCTCGGCCGCCAACCCTGCCGGCTCAGCCCTCAGCACGGGCGCCCGAATTTCAGTTCGCTCCGCTCCAGTCCTCACCCTCTCCGGACCCGCCGAGATCCTCCGCGAGGGAAACTCCACCAGCGCAACGTTCCTGATCCAACGTTTCGGAACCAACGATTTGCCGTTCGACGTGCAGCTAGGCTGGACAGGAACCGCCACTGCCGGAGAGGACTATGCAGTCCCTCCATCCTCGGTCCGGTTGCCGGCCGGCACGGATTCCCTGGAAGTCTCCCTCCGAGTGCTCGACGATTCCCAGCGCGAACCGCTGGAATCGGTTCAGCTCAGTCTCATTTCCACTTCTGACTACAAGCTCGCCACCAACCGGACCGCCACAGCCTTCATCGATGACGATGAGAACCAACCTCCCGCGCTGCTGGTCTTGAACCCAACCGGCGAACTCCACTATCCACGAAGCCCAACGAATATCGTGATCGAAATTCAGGCCGCCGACCCCGATGCTGGGGATGGAGTGACGAACGTGATTCTGGTGGCGAACCAAACTGTTCTCCTCGGTCAGTGGTCGAGCCCACCCTATGTGGCGACCTGGACCAATCCTCCGGCGGGCAGCAACACCGTGGCCGCGTATGCTGTGGATCAACTGGGAGCCTACACCATCAGCAACCTGCTTTCCCTCTACCTGAACCAGGCGCCACAGGTTCAGGTGCTCCAACCGAGCGAGGGAGACTTTTTTAGCGAGGGCACCCCATCCATCTCGGTGACCGCCTCCGCTGCCGACCTCGACGGCCAAGTGGTTTCCGTCATGTTCTATTTAGGAACCAATCTCGTCGCGCAAACGACCAACGCTCCCTACACCACTCAACTCACCGACCTCCCCGTGGGCCATCACGTGCTGCGTGTCCTGGCTACCGACAACGAGGGACAGCCCTCGATCACCACCGAACGGAGGTTCTCGGTTGGTCTCCGTCCGGAGGCTCTCACGGACGCCTTTCGTTCGCGCGGGCTCATCAACGGAACGAATCGATCGCTTTCAGCCGACAATCGCGGTGCGACCACCGAACCCGGCGAGCCCACCCCGGTCTATGATGGTGGAGTGGGCCGCAGCCTCTGGATCGAATGGATCGCCCCCACCGATGGCATCTGCGTCTTGGATACCATCGGAAGTCGCAGCCCGGTCGGCGGATCAGTGGATGCCATCCTGGCGGTCTATCTGGGACAGCAACTCAATACGCTGTGGGAATATGTTTCCGATGATGATGCCGCGTCCTCCGGTCCCAACGAGAGCGGGGCAAGCCGGGTCTCGTTCGGCTGCGAGGCGGGAGTCTCGTACCAGATCCGCATCTCCGCTTACAGCACCGGAACGGTGCGATTGAATCTGTCGGTCCTTCCCGAGGCCATTCTGGAGTTGAGCGGGGATGCAGTCGAAGCTCCGGAGTTCCCGTGGCGAACCCGACAACCTTCGCCTTGGGCCTCGCAGAGAGCGATCACCTCCGACGGATCAGATGCCCTTCGCATTCCCCAGCCCACCGACAACTCGGCTACCTGGGTGGAAACAACCGTGGAGGGTCCTGCGTTGGTTAGCTTTCAATGGCGCATGAGAGGAATGAACTCGTCCTTCGGTTCAACCGTCCTCCGGGATCGGCTAGTAGCCAGGATCGGCGGTATCCAAGTCCTGGAGCAAACCCGCCAGGGGACCTGGACTCCGGGGATTATATCCGTCCCCCCAGGACCGCAACCGGTGCGTTGGTCATTCCTGACGCCGCTGCCGTTCGGGGACACCAGCAATCGCGAGGGGTTCCTGGATCAAGTTAAGGTTTTGCGCACCCGTGTGAGCTCGGTGCAGCTCAGCTCCCCACACGTGGTGGAAGTCCAGATCCAAGGCTCGGGCGGCACGCCTTACACTCTGGAGTCTTCCGAAGACCTGTTGAACTGGACCGTGGTCGGAAACGGCAGATTCGATTCCAATGGCAGCTCGTTGCTCTCCATCACCAATCTTATCGAAGGCTTGCCCAAACAATTCTTGCGCAGCCGCCAAGCGCCCTAA